The Acidobacteriota bacterium sequence CCCACGTTCGTCCAGGTTGCGATCGCTCTTGCGGGCATCCCAGTCGAAGCGCACATGACGAGTATACGCCCGTATATACGCTGAGGCAAGTTGATGGTCGGGCTAACGTCGCGGCTTCAGCCGCAGCGGCCTCATCATCGCGCAGGCCGCTGTCGGCTGCAAGCCGGTGTTAGCCGGCCGGTTCCGTCGCCGTCAATTGAGCGGCGTATACTCATTGCATGGCCCTCGGCCCTGGAGGCACAGCCCATGGACTTTGAACGCATCACCGTCAATCCGACCCAGATGGGCGGCGTCCCTTGCATTCGGGGTCTGCGCATACCGGTCGCCACGGTCGTCGATATGGTGGCCAACGGCATGACACCAGCGGAGATCCTCGGTGCCTACCCCGACCTCGACGAGGCCGATGTGCGCGAAGCCCTGCGATTCGCCGCGGAGGCGGTCCGGGAACGTGAGCTTCCGCTCTTGCCAGCACGATGAAGTGGCTCGTTGACAACGCCCTGTCGCCAGGGGTTGCCGACCTCTTGACCGCCGCGGGCCACGATGCCGTGCATGTTCGAGGCCTCGCCCTGCATGCCGCCAGCGATGAAATCGTCTTTCAGGCCGCCGTCGACCAAGGCCGGATCCTGATTTCCGCCGACACCGATTTCGGGACTATGCTCACCTTGCGGAAGGCAACGCGTCCGTCAGTAGTCTTGTTTCGCCACGGCGCGCCGCGAAAGCC is a genomic window containing:
- a CDS encoding DUF433 domain-containing protein — encoded protein: MDFERITVNPTQMGGVPCIRGLRIPVATVVDMVANGMTPAEILGAYPDLDEADVREALRFAAEAVRERELPLLPAR
- a CDS encoding DUF5615 family PIN-like protein, producing MKWLVDNALSPGVADLLTAAGHDAVHVRGLALHAASDEIVFQAAVDQGRILISADTDFGTMLTLRKATRPSVVLFRHGAPRKPADQAALLLANLAAVSADLRAGAIVVFHHDRIRVRPLGQSG